The window TGAACAAAAGCACGGAGGTTGGCCTTGATACTATTTCCTTATTAAAATCTGGAAACAGAGTAGCTTTTGATGAAGTTTACCGCCATTATAGCAGCAACCTTTACCTACGCATTTTAAAAATGGTAAAAGTACAGGAGGTGGCCGATGAACTTTTGCAGGATGTATTTTTAAAAGTTTGGTTAAAACGCGACCTCATTGACGAGAACCAGCCCATTAAGGCATGGATTTATAAAATTGCCCAAAACTGCATTTACGATCACTACCGCTTATTGGCTAAAGATGCCAAAATGAGACAATACCTGATTGATCACTATTCGGAGCTTTACAACGAAACCGAAGAATATTTGCTGGATAAAGAGCGGCGGGCAGTTTTAAATCTGGCTTTGGACCAGTTACCGGAAAAAAGAAAACAGATTTTTATGCTATGCCGCATAGAGGGGAAGAGTTACGAAGAAGCCGCATCTATATTAAACATCAGTCCCTCAACGGTAAGCAACCAACTGGTAAAAGCTACCAAAAGCATGAGGGATTATGTGTTTTTCCATTCGAAAGAGTTCATGATTTTCGCAATTGCACTGCATTTAAATAAATAATTTATTTTTTTATTTCCGGAGTAGTGTGTTTTTGCTTTTGCTGCGTATACCTAACAAAGCAAGATGAAAATAACTCCGCAAATAGAAAACCTATATTCCCGTTATTCAAGCAACGAAATTACCGAAGCTGAACTCAATCAGCTGCTCGATTATTTTAATGTGGTCGATCGTGCTGATTTACATGCACTAATCGAATCGGAGCTTTTCGAAACAGACGAGCAATACGAGGCGAATACAAACCTGCAAAAGCATTTAAGCAATATTCATCATGTTATTTCGGCCAGTATAGATGCAGTAGAAAAACCACGCACGGCCAGATTACAGCCTGCATTAAAATCGTTGCTTAAAATTGCTGCCACCATTTTAGTCATACTGTCAATCGGTTATCTGGGTTATACCTATTTATGGAAACAGGCCGATATTTTGCCAGGCAGAAGTCTGGCTACACTTAAAATGAGTAATGGCCAAGAAATTAACCTCGATACTTTAGCCAACAAATCTATTACCACTACTTACGGAATTCAAATCACCAAGTCTTCAGGCGATCGCATTGTGTATACACGCGTAAGCGCCGTTGCAGATACCAACAGTTATTTACAAACCATTACTACACCATTAGGTGGAAAATACAAGATTACGCTTGCCGACGGAACACAGGTGGTTTTAAATTCTGGCTCTACCTTAACTTTCCCGATTGGGTTTAACCAGGCTGAAAGAAGAGTTTCGCTAACCGGAGAAGCTTATTTTGAGGTAAGCAAAGATGCCGAACATCCTTTTATCGTTTCTGCGGGAAGAGAAAGAATTACCGTACTGGGCACGAAATTTAATATATCGAGCTATCCCGACGATGACTTTATAAGCACCGCCTTGTTAGAAGGTAAAGTAAATTGTTTAGATGTTAAAACCAATGCCAATCTCATTTTACATCCGGGCGAGGCTGCTTTGATCCAAAACAATCAGTTAAGCAAATCGGCGGTTGATGTTTCCAATATGGCTGCTTGGCAGCAAGGATTCTTCGCTTTCGAAAACGAAGAACTTGCTGTAATTATGAAACGCCTGAGCCGCTGGTACCAGCTGAATGTAGATTATACATCAATCCCCGAAAAACGCATTTATGCCCGTATAGCTATGCAGGAAAACCTGGCTACTGTATTGGATATGTTATCGACCACCAGTGGCATTAAGTTTAAAATAGAAGGAAGGAGGGTAACTGTAATGAAGTAAGCTTTACGCAAAAACATTTCTACCACCTTATCAACAACCACTAACAAACTTTAAAGAATTTTAAATTGAAATCATCCCTTCAACTTAATAGGGTTATGGCTTTTGTAATGCTGTTTTTGCTTACACTGAGCCTTAAAACCACGCAGGCGCAAACTGCCACTTATACTTTTACATTCAATAATGCACTCATAAATGGGGTAATTACTGAAATTGCTAAAAAGAGTAATTATCAATTTATTTTTGATGCCGAATACCTTAAAAAAGCTAAACCGGTAACCGCTAAAATTAGCACCAATTCATTAAAAACAGTTCTCGAAACGGTATTTAAAGATCAGCCTTTCGATTACGAGATTAATAATAATACAATTGTTTTAAAACCCTCAAAGGCATTGGCGGATGAGGAATATATATTACACGGAATGGTAACTGATAGCTTAGGTTCGCCATTACCAGGTGCTTCGGTAAAAATAAAAGGGACTAACAAGTACATTTTAACTGATGGTAACGGACACTTCAACATCAATTTAACCGATCAATACAATACACTTGAAATCGTCTATGTTGGCTATCTTTCTGCTACCCAACGTGTCGATCGCGCTGCTG is drawn from Pedobacter sp. HDW13 and contains these coding sequences:
- a CDS encoding FecR family protein, with translation MKITPQIENLYSRYSSNEITEAELNQLLDYFNVVDRADLHALIESELFETDEQYEANTNLQKHLSNIHHVISASIDAVEKPRTARLQPALKSLLKIAATILVILSIGYLGYTYLWKQADILPGRSLATLKMSNGQEINLDTLANKSITTTYGIQITKSSGDRIVYTRVSAVADTNSYLQTITTPLGGKYKITLADGTQVVLNSGSTLTFPIGFNQAERRVSLTGEAYFEVSKDAEHPFIVSAGRERITVLGTKFNISSYPDDDFISTALLEGKVNCLDVKTNANLILHPGEAALIQNNQLSKSAVDVSNMAAWQQGFFAFENEELAVIMKRLSRWYQLNVDYTSIPEKRIYARIAMQENLATVLDMLSTTSGIKFKIEGRRVTVMK
- a CDS encoding RNA polymerase sigma factor, producing MNKSTEVGLDTISLLKSGNRVAFDEVYRHYSSNLYLRILKMVKVQEVADELLQDVFLKVWLKRDLIDENQPIKAWIYKIAQNCIYDHYRLLAKDAKMRQYLIDHYSELYNETEEYLLDKERRAVLNLALDQLPEKRKQIFMLCRIEGKSYEEAASILNISPSTVSNQLVKATKSMRDYVFFHSKEFMIFAIALHLNK